One genomic window of Polyangium aurulentum includes the following:
- a CDS encoding matrixin family metalloprotease, with product MIAPRAARLSSWIAILLVCVLSPAGAARAFEQERSEYGARERLSEGPVRVRLAAPVPGSPDGGKEALRRAMTAWGAPACTSLRFVEASDFEPADVEVRFVKEGWPYGRAIAAHTDVQSDAQTGAIGRVVIEISGAWTWGEGEALPAGALDLESVLLHELGHAAGFSHSRDPDAMMRAGIKPGVVRRALAEDDVEGVCAIYPASGPAALRARSVVKRAPFAAGAVLGVGGAVLAGLVVARRRRKTSAVRRPDPESSP from the coding sequence GTGATTGCGCCGCGCGCCGCGCGCCTGTCTTCATGGATTGCGATCCTGCTCGTCTGCGTGCTCTCCCCGGCGGGTGCGGCGCGCGCGTTCGAGCAGGAGCGATCGGAGTACGGGGCGCGCGAGCGTTTGTCCGAGGGTCCGGTGCGGGTGCGGCTCGCCGCGCCCGTGCCGGGCTCGCCCGACGGCGGCAAAGAGGCCCTCCGCCGCGCCATGACCGCCTGGGGAGCCCCGGCGTGCACGTCGCTTCGGTTTGTCGAAGCGAGTGATTTCGAGCCCGCCGACGTCGAGGTGCGCTTCGTGAAGGAGGGATGGCCGTACGGTCGCGCCATCGCCGCGCACACGGACGTGCAGAGCGACGCGCAGACGGGCGCGATCGGTCGGGTGGTGATCGAGATCAGCGGCGCGTGGACGTGGGGCGAGGGCGAGGCGTTGCCGGCGGGCGCGCTCGATCTCGAGAGCGTGCTCCTGCACGAGCTGGGGCACGCGGCGGGGTTTTCGCACAGCCGGGATCCTGACGCGATGATGCGCGCGGGGATCAAGCCTGGGGTCGTGCGGCGCGCGCTCGCCGAGGACGACGTCGAAGGGGTCTGCGCGATCTATCCAGCGTCGGGGCCGGCAGCGCTGCGCGCGCGGTCGGTGGTGAAGAGGGCGCCTTTTGCGGCGGGCGCCGTGCTCGGCGTGGGCGGGGCGGTCCTGGCGGGGCTCGTGGTGGCGCGGCGGAGGCGGAAGACCTCGGCGGTCAGGCGCCCGGATCCGGAATCAAGCCCCTGA
- a CDS encoding DNA topoisomerase 3, with amino-acid sequence MTVAIVAEKPSVARDIARVLGAERAGEGFLEGSGYVVTWAIGHLVALAQPHQIEPSWKRWDMELLPMLPERWPLVVLEETRRQFDVIKRILERRDVARVVCATDAGREGELIFRYIYDAAGCSKPVSRLWISSLTPEAIRNGFARLREGHAYDGLADAARGRSRADWLVGMNLSRAYTLALGHDLSVGRVQTPTLAMVVERELAIRSFVPEDYLEVRATFSPASASGGDVTRYEGVLLGPVFEEGGDKPRRLPPDGEEAERIVERVRRGSARIASLDAQTKKIPPPLLYDLTELQRHANRLFGWSAQRTLDVAQKLYERYKLISYPRTDSRHLSSDVAATLPQVVRAIEAPYQGLLAQGTGSRPLGRRFVDDAKVSDHHAIIPTATKPPASLAGDERKLYDLVCRRLLAAWHDDLIERTTTVITEVTSEGARDRFRTRGTSIEQLGWKVIELGGGERGPKKKAKKGEGEGEGEAEESDEQALPPGLAQGQAQRVLEAKALKKRTTPPKRFTEATLLTAMETAGRALEEKELSNAMKDTGLGTPATRAAIIETLLKREYLVREGKSLAATDKGILLVESVHPHVKSPAMTGEWEARLARLARGEGDLGAFMRGIEAYVKYVVGAVQDGEIGAITSVPAPAPPPMKAQPAKAAAPQPARAKEPPAPVATRREKRTEKIENPVAKKNGHGAVALSAMPAIALPERMPPREAPVYEPPPPPRAPIPVASAPNRWERQTTLPLGIETGPRAVQKPLGDILRERFGFPAFRPYQEAVCRAVTEGRDVLLVMPTGAGKSLCYQLPGVARGGTTLVISPLIALMEDQVAKLKAQGFSAERIHSGRDRQSSRAACSDYLAGRLDFLFVAPERLRVPGFPELLSKRKPTLVAVDEAHCISHWGHDFRPEYRMLGGRLPTLRPAPVIALTATATPLVQDDIVSELGLEDASRFIHGFRRTNIGIEIVELAPNGRAEAVRKLLEPDERRPAIVYASTRKHAEETARALAEDFSCAAYHAGMETSARDRIQTAFLSGQLEVVVATIAFGMGVDKADVRTVVHTALPGSVEAYYQEIGRAGRDGRPSRAILMHSFVDRRTHEFFFERDYPDPAMLATLFAALTSRPQIKEALMARVEPDPERFEKILEKLWVHGGAIVDADGGVRRGTAEDFLAEYVAQRKHKQDALARMARYAEGHGCRMLHLVRHFGDQEDDGSPCGACDVCNPGACVARRFREPSRVETAAIDKIMSALADIDGQPMGKLYRETFAEKELDRRSFEHIVGGLVRAGLVEVRSDAFEKGGERIEFQRLYLAEGAEGAEGAVVKERFVTLDSDEGKKKARGKGKGKGGSKKMSSKAFWAMKARQRRAK; translated from the coding sequence ATGACCGTCGCCATCGTCGCTGAAAAACCCTCCGTCGCACGCGACATCGCGCGCGTGCTCGGCGCAGAGCGGGCGGGCGAGGGCTTCCTCGAAGGCAGCGGCTACGTGGTCACCTGGGCGATCGGCCACCTCGTCGCGCTGGCGCAGCCGCATCAGATCGAGCCTTCCTGGAAGCGCTGGGACATGGAGCTTTTGCCCATGCTCCCCGAGCGCTGGCCGCTCGTGGTGCTCGAGGAGACGCGGCGGCAGTTCGACGTCATCAAGCGCATCCTCGAGCGGCGCGACGTCGCGCGGGTCGTGTGCGCGACCGACGCGGGGCGCGAGGGAGAGCTGATCTTCCGCTACATCTACGACGCCGCCGGATGCTCGAAGCCCGTGAGCCGGCTGTGGATCTCGTCGCTCACGCCGGAGGCGATCCGCAACGGCTTCGCGCGGCTGCGCGAGGGCCACGCGTACGACGGGCTCGCCGACGCGGCGCGCGGAAGGAGCCGCGCCGACTGGCTCGTGGGCATGAACCTGTCGCGCGCGTACACGCTCGCGCTCGGGCACGACCTGTCCGTGGGGCGCGTGCAGACGCCCACCCTGGCGATGGTGGTCGAGCGCGAGCTCGCGATCCGCAGCTTCGTGCCCGAGGATTACCTCGAGGTGCGCGCGACCTTCTCCCCCGCGTCGGCGAGCGGAGGCGACGTCACGCGCTACGAGGGCGTCCTGCTCGGCCCCGTGTTCGAGGAGGGCGGGGACAAACCGCGGCGGCTCCCGCCCGACGGCGAGGAGGCCGAGCGCATCGTGGAGCGGGTGCGTCGCGGCAGCGCGCGCATCGCGTCGCTCGACGCGCAGACGAAGAAGATCCCGCCGCCTTTGCTCTACGACCTGACGGAGCTGCAGAGGCACGCAAACCGGCTCTTCGGCTGGAGCGCGCAGCGCACGCTCGACGTCGCGCAGAAGCTCTACGAGCGGTACAAGCTCATCAGCTACCCGCGCACCGACAGCCGTCACCTGTCGTCGGACGTGGCGGCGACGCTGCCGCAGGTGGTGCGCGCGATCGAGGCGCCGTATCAAGGGCTCCTCGCGCAGGGCACGGGCTCGCGACCGCTCGGCAGGCGGTTCGTCGACGACGCGAAGGTGAGCGATCACCACGCGATCATCCCGACCGCGACGAAGCCGCCGGCGTCGCTCGCGGGCGACGAGCGCAAGCTCTACGATCTCGTCTGCCGGCGCCTGCTCGCGGCGTGGCACGACGATCTCATCGAGAGGACGACCACGGTGATCACCGAGGTCACCTCCGAGGGCGCGCGCGATCGCTTCCGCACGCGGGGCACGTCGATCGAGCAGCTCGGCTGGAAGGTGATCGAGCTCGGCGGCGGTGAGCGCGGCCCGAAGAAGAAGGCGAAGAAGGGCGAGGGCGAGGGCGAAGGCGAGGCGGAGGAGAGCGACGAGCAGGCGCTACCGCCGGGGCTCGCGCAAGGGCAGGCGCAGCGCGTGCTCGAGGCGAAGGCGCTGAAGAAGCGCACGACGCCGCCGAAGCGCTTCACCGAGGCGACGCTGCTCACGGCGATGGAGACCGCGGGCAGGGCGCTCGAGGAGAAGGAGCTGTCCAACGCGATGAAGGACACGGGGCTCGGGACGCCGGCGACGCGCGCGGCGATCATCGAGACGCTACTCAAGCGTGAATACCTCGTGCGTGAGGGCAAGAGCCTCGCCGCGACGGACAAGGGCATCCTGCTCGTCGAGTCCGTGCACCCGCACGTGAAGAGCCCGGCCATGACGGGCGAATGGGAGGCGCGGCTCGCGCGGCTCGCGCGCGGCGAGGGAGATCTCGGCGCGTTCATGCGCGGGATCGAGGCGTACGTGAAGTACGTGGTCGGCGCGGTGCAGGACGGCGAGATCGGCGCGATCACGAGCGTACCCGCGCCAGCGCCTCCGCCGATGAAGGCACAGCCAGCGAAGGCCGCCGCCCCGCAGCCCGCGCGCGCGAAGGAGCCGCCCGCGCCGGTCGCGACCCGCCGCGAGAAGAGGACCGAGAAGATCGAAAATCCGGTTGCCAAGAAAAACGGCCATGGCGCGGTGGCGCTCTCGGCGATGCCGGCGATCGCTTTGCCGGAGCGAATGCCTCCCCGGGAAGCGCCCGTGTACGAGCCGCCTCCGCCGCCTCGGGCTCCGATCCCGGTGGCGAGCGCGCCGAATCGCTGGGAGCGACAAACCACGCTGCCCCTCGGGATCGAGACCGGGCCGCGCGCCGTGCAGAAGCCCCTCGGGGACATCCTGCGCGAGCGGTTCGGGTTTCCCGCGTTCCGGCCCTACCAGGAGGCGGTTTGTCGCGCCGTGACCGAGGGTCGCGACGTGCTGCTCGTCATGCCGACGGGCGCGGGGAAGTCGCTCTGTTATCAGCTCCCGGGCGTGGCGCGCGGGGGCACGACGCTGGTCATCAGCCCGCTCATCGCGCTGATGGAAGACCAGGTCGCCAAGCTCAAGGCGCAAGGGTTCTCCGCCGAGCGCATTCACTCCGGGCGAGATCGCCAGAGCTCGCGCGCGGCGTGCAGCGATTACCTCGCCGGCAGGCTCGATTTCCTCTTCGTCGCCCCCGAGCGCCTGCGCGTGCCGGGCTTCCCCGAGCTGCTCTCGAAGCGAAAGCCCACGCTGGTCGCCGTCGACGAGGCCCACTGCATCTCGCACTGGGGCCACGACTTCCGCCCCGAATACCGCATGCTCGGCGGGCGCTTGCCCACCCTGCGCCCCGCCCCCGTGATCGCCCTGACCGCGACGGCCACGCCGCTCGTGCAGGACGACATCGTCTCCGAGCTCGGCCTCGAGGACGCGAGCCGCTTCATTCACGGGTTTCGCCGGACGAACATCGGCATCGAGATCGTGGAGCTCGCGCCCAATGGCCGCGCCGAGGCGGTGCGCAAGCTGCTCGAGCCCGACGAGCGCAGGCCCGCCATCGTCTACGCCTCGACCCGCAAGCACGCCGAGGAGACGGCGCGCGCGCTCGCCGAGGACTTTTCCTGCGCCGCCTACCACGCCGGCATGGAGACCTCCGCGCGCGATCGCATCCAGACCGCATTCCTCTCCGGCCAGCTCGAGGTCGTGGTCGCGACCATCGCCTTCGGCATGGGCGTCGACAAAGCCGACGTCCGCACGGTCGTGCACACCGCGCTGCCCGGCAGCGTCGAGGCGTACTATCAGGAGATCGGCCGCGCGGGCCGCGACGGGCGGCCCTCGCGCGCCATTCTGATGCACTCGTTCGTCGACCGGCGCACGCACGAGTTCTTCTTCGAGCGCGATTACCCCGATCCTGCCATGCTCGCGACCCTGTTCGCCGCGCTCACGTCGAGGCCGCAGATCAAGGAAGCGCTCATGGCGCGCGTCGAGCCGGATCCGGAGCGGTTCGAGAAGATCCTCGAGAAGCTCTGGGTGCACGGCGGCGCGATCGTCGATGCCGACGGCGGCGTGCGGCGCGGGACGGCCGAGGATTTCCTCGCCGAATACGTCGCCCAGCGAAAGCACAAGCAGGACGCCCTCGCGCGAATGGCGCGCTACGCCGAGGGGCACGGCTGCCGCATGCTGCACCTGGTCCGCCATTTCGGTGATCAGGAGGACGACGGCTCACCCTGCGGCGCCTGCGACGTCTGCAACCCGGGCGCGTGCGTGGCCAGGCGCTTCCGCGAGCCGAGCCGCGTCGAGACCGCGGCCATCGACAAGATCATGAGCGCCCTCGCCGACATCGACGGCCAGCCGATGGGCAAGCTTTACCGCGAGACGTTCGCCGAGAAGGAGCTCGACAGGCGTTCGTTCGAGCACATCGTGGGCGGGCTCGTGCGCGCGGGGCTCGTGGAGGTGCGCTCGGACGCGTTCGAGAAGGGCGGCGAGCGGATCGAGTTCCAGCGGCTCTACCTGGCAGAGGGCGCAGAGGGCGCAGAGGGCGCAGTCGTGAAAGAGCGGTTCGTCACGCTCGACAGCGACGAGGGCAAGAAGAAGGCGCGCGGCAAGGGCAAGGGCAAGGGCGGCAGCAAGAAGATGAGCTCGAAGGCCTTCTGGGCCATGAAGGCGCGGCAGCGGCGGGCGAAGTAG
- a CDS encoding RNA polymerase sigma factor, translated as MSDLADPPAPGADEDLPLVDRCLSGDRAAFDALVVKYQAGIQRLVRRYVRREEDAEDVSQRAFLNAFEKLTEFRRESSFRTWLHRIAVHLALNHVRGASRTEPLAEMDDLPAFTNALETSRLVAAEVWTRVAERLSALPPKQRLTVELRLFHELSFREIAALADCSEDSAKVNFHHGIKRLRGLIPDPGA; from the coding sequence ATGAGCGATCTCGCCGATCCTCCCGCGCCCGGCGCGGACGAGGATCTCCCGCTCGTCGATCGCTGCCTCTCGGGCGATCGCGCGGCCTTCGACGCGCTCGTCGTCAAATACCAGGCGGGCATCCAGCGACTCGTGCGGCGTTACGTGCGGCGCGAGGAGGACGCCGAGGACGTCTCGCAGCGCGCCTTTCTCAATGCCTTCGAGAAGCTCACTGAATTCCGGCGCGAATCGAGCTTCCGCACCTGGCTGCACCGCATCGCGGTCCACCTCGCGCTGAACCACGTGCGCGGCGCCTCGCGCACCGAGCCCCTCGCCGAGATGGACGATCTGCCGGCGTTCACGAACGCCCTCGAGACGAGCCGCCTCGTCGCCGCCGAGGTGTGGACCCGCGTCGCCGAGCGCCTCTCCGCGCTGCCGCCGAAGCAGCGCCTCACCGTCGAGCTGCGCCTCTTCCACGAGCTGAGCTTTCGCGAGATCGCCGCGCTGGCCGATTGCAGCGAGGATAGCGCGAAGGTCAACTTCCACCACGGGATCAAGCGGCTCAGGGGCTTGATTCCGGATCCGGGCGCCTGA
- a CDS encoding serine/threonine-protein kinase: protein MASLPGRFGPYEVVCELASGGMAITYVGRKTGAEGFERLVVLKRVHPHLVEGREAYDMLRDEARMAALVRHPNVVPVEDVIESGGELCLVMPYVESLSLAALVEAARRAGERLAPAVSSRILLDVLAGLHAAHEATDLRGLPLDIVHRDLSPRNVLVGTDGQARLIDFGVAKAARRVTSTRSGILKGTIAYMAPESLRRREVDRRADVFAAGAVLFEALTGKRLFEGEDEADVLIGVLADEIPRVAPDLPGVPAEVDAILERALARDRDERFPTAAALAEALERALPPAPAREVSQAVARWGIREIERRREAIRVFLERPSAKTNEAKPARTRAALFVSAAAALAISSAIALRTGSAGPPSPPPAALNARPDPSSAPAAAMPPPSAPAPEPLRAVEPPARTSRPIEGAAPSPRASASATPVRGKARGELHENPYR, encoded by the coding sequence ATGGCCTCGCTCCCCGGCCGATTCGGGCCTTACGAGGTCGTCTGCGAGCTTGCCTCGGGCGGAATGGCAATCACGTACGTCGGGCGAAAGACGGGCGCGGAGGGCTTCGAGCGGCTCGTCGTGCTCAAGCGCGTGCACCCGCACCTCGTCGAGGGGCGGGAGGCGTACGACATGCTCCGCGACGAGGCGCGAATGGCGGCGCTCGTGCGGCACCCGAACGTCGTGCCGGTCGAGGACGTGATCGAGTCGGGAGGCGAGCTTTGCCTCGTGATGCCCTACGTGGAGTCGCTGTCGCTCGCGGCCCTCGTCGAGGCCGCCCGACGCGCGGGCGAGCGACTCGCGCCCGCGGTCTCGAGCCGCATCCTCCTCGACGTGCTCGCGGGCCTGCACGCCGCGCACGAGGCGACGGACCTGCGCGGATTGCCGCTCGATATCGTGCATCGCGACCTGAGCCCGCGAAACGTGCTGGTAGGCACGGACGGGCAAGCGCGGCTCATCGATTTCGGGGTGGCGAAGGCGGCGCGGCGCGTGACGAGCACCCGGAGCGGCATTCTCAAGGGAACGATCGCGTACATGGCCCCCGAGAGCCTGCGCCGCCGCGAGGTGGATCGGCGCGCGGACGTGTTCGCGGCGGGGGCCGTGCTCTTCGAGGCGCTCACGGGCAAGAGGCTCTTCGAGGGCGAGGACGAGGCGGACGTGCTCATTGGCGTGCTCGCGGACGAGATTCCACGGGTCGCGCCCGATTTGCCCGGCGTGCCCGCCGAGGTGGATGCAATCCTCGAGCGGGCGCTCGCGCGGGACCGCGACGAGCGTTTTCCCACGGCGGCCGCGCTCGCCGAGGCCCTCGAGCGCGCGCTGCCCCCTGCCCCCGCGCGCGAGGTCTCGCAGGCGGTCGCGCGCTGGGGAATCCGCGAGATCGAGCGACGCAGGGAGGCCATCAGGGTTTTTCTGGAACGCCCATCGGCCAAGACAAACGAGGCGAAGCCCGCGCGGACGCGGGCGGCGCTCTTCGTGTCCGCCGCGGCAGCGCTCGCGATTTCGAGCGCGATTGCGCTCCGCACCGGATCCGCCGGGCCGCCCTCCCCGCCCCCCGCGGCCCTGAACGCGCGGCCGGATCCTTCGAGCGCGCCCGCCGCGGCGATGCCGCCCCCCAGCGCTCCGGCGCCCGAGCCCCTTCGCGCGGTCGAGCCTCCCGCGCGCACATCGCGCCCCATCGAGGGGGCAGCGCCGTCGCCGCGCGCGAGCGCCTCCGCAACGCCGGTACGCGGAAAGGCGCGGGGCGAGCTTCACGAAAATCCTTATCGATGA
- a CDS encoding styrene monooxygenase/indole monooxygenase family protein: MANIGIVGAGVAGLHLGLYLIERGINPTIYTSHSSEEVRKGRLPSITALLGNARATDRRLGVAHWDESSPDAHRIHFSVQGMPELSFTGRLKAPAAFVDMRMYLPRLMEDFEQRGGRLVVSGAVGAEDLARIADAHDLAIVASGRGELGNVFARVPERSPYTTPQRRLFAGLFRGVRFPDEIRLGFRVIPGQGEIFESQFLTFEGPVTSIFIEAIPGGALDSITQPRPDGDLRAVEAAVLELLRAHAPEVHARVDASAFGLVGPLDHLQGAVLPVARRGYAALGRGRFAVALGDAHVTHDPVLGQGANAASRSALAFGEMLADRIVDGRPLDESFCAAAEDRLWGLLRPATEWTNAFLQPPPPHMMMLLAAAARDSAVADAFAGNFDDPARQWQICRSPDGVRSFLAGFVRAA, encoded by the coding sequence ATGGCGAACATCGGCATCGTGGGCGCGGGCGTCGCAGGCTTGCATCTCGGGCTCTACCTCATCGAACGCGGTATCAATCCCACCATTTACACCAGTCATTCTTCCGAAGAGGTGCGCAAGGGGCGGCTGCCCAGCATCACGGCGCTCCTCGGCAACGCGCGCGCCACCGATCGCCGGCTCGGCGTGGCCCACTGGGACGAGAGCAGCCCCGACGCCCATCGCATCCATTTCTCTGTCCAGGGGATGCCCGAGCTATCGTTCACCGGCCGGCTGAAGGCTCCGGCGGCCTTCGTCGATATGCGCATGTACCTGCCGCGGCTCATGGAAGACTTCGAGCAGCGCGGCGGGCGGCTCGTCGTCTCGGGCGCGGTCGGCGCGGAGGACCTCGCGCGGATCGCCGACGCGCACGACCTCGCGATCGTCGCGAGCGGTCGCGGCGAGCTCGGCAACGTCTTCGCCCGCGTCCCCGAGCGCTCGCCCTACACGACGCCGCAGCGCAGGCTCTTCGCGGGCCTGTTCCGCGGGGTCCGCTTCCCGGACGAGATCAGGCTCGGGTTCCGGGTGATCCCGGGGCAGGGCGAGATCTTCGAGTCGCAGTTCCTCACGTTCGAGGGGCCGGTGACCTCGATCTTCATCGAGGCCATCCCCGGAGGCGCGCTCGATTCGATCACGCAGCCGCGCCCCGACGGCGACCTGCGTGCGGTCGAGGCGGCGGTCCTCGAGCTTTTGCGCGCGCACGCGCCCGAGGTGCACGCGCGCGTGGACGCGTCGGCGTTCGGGCTCGTGGGGCCGCTCGATCACCTGCAAGGCGCGGTGTTGCCGGTCGCGCGGCGAGGGTACGCCGCGCTCGGGCGGGGCCGGTTCGCGGTGGCGCTCGGCGACGCGCACGTCACGCACGACCCGGTGCTCGGGCAGGGCGCGAACGCGGCGTCGCGGTCCGCGCTGGCGTTCGGCGAGATGCTGGCAGATCGAATCGTCGACGGACGGCCGCTCGACGAGTCCTTCTGCGCGGCGGCCGAAGATCGGCTCTGGGGTCTCCTCCGGCCCGCCACGGAGTGGACGAACGCGTTTTTGCAGCCGCCGCCCCCGCACATGATGATGCTGCTCGCGGCCGCGGCGAGGGACAGCGCAGTGGCAGACGCGTTCGCCGGCAATTTCGACGACCCGGCACGGCAATGGCAGATCTGCCGCAGCCCCGACGGCGTCCGCTCGTTCCTCGCGGGCTTCGTGCGCGCTGCCTAG
- a CDS encoding serine/threonine-protein kinase produces MALERSGERRIGRYALYGEIASGGMATVHFGRLIGPAGFSRTVAIKRLHPQLAKDPEFVAMFLDEARLAARLKHPNVVPILDVIAAEDEVLLVMEYVHGESLVRVLRGLQKRGERPPLRIASSLLCGVLHGLHAAHEAADEAGASLGIVHRDVSPQNVMVSAEGNARLLDFGVAKAMGRVHVTRDGQLKGKLAYMAPEQLRKGPIDRRVDIFAAAVVLWETITVRRLFEGDSEMAILAQVTMGDIPPPSSAGVDVPPSLEAMLMRGLARNPDERFRTARDMAMALEAAVPPASTWEVGEWLTEVAGDALARRAHQVQAIERAAATGESPMDITSPGGSIEAASSPSAMRSQVSGVALPPPPAARGLARSGLILAAAGVVGGAVAAFVLLAKNPAPAPAPAPETHAPAAAPTTPAAPTEPASPPSAAPVIAPPTATASATAPPAIATVPKPSTQSPGKTAPTATSKSTSGGCNPPYTIDSKGIRRIKPECL; encoded by the coding sequence ATGGCGCTGGAACGATCGGGCGAGCGGAGGATCGGCCGGTACGCCCTCTACGGCGAGATCGCCTCGGGCGGGATGGCGACGGTCCATTTCGGTCGGCTCATCGGTCCAGCGGGATTCTCGCGCACGGTGGCCATCAAGCGGCTGCACCCGCAGCTCGCCAAGGACCCCGAGTTCGTGGCCATGTTCCTCGACGAAGCCCGCCTCGCGGCGCGGCTCAAGCACCCGAACGTGGTGCCGATCCTCGACGTCATCGCGGCCGAGGACGAGGTCTTGCTGGTGATGGAGTACGTGCACGGCGAGAGCCTCGTGCGCGTCCTGCGCGGCCTGCAGAAGCGCGGCGAGCGGCCCCCGTTGCGCATCGCCTCGAGCCTCCTCTGCGGCGTCCTGCACGGGCTTCACGCCGCGCACGAGGCCGCCGACGAGGCGGGCGCGTCGCTCGGGATCGTGCACCGCGACGTCTCGCCCCAGAACGTGATGGTGAGCGCCGAAGGCAACGCGCGCCTGCTCGACTTCGGCGTGGCCAAGGCGATGGGCCGCGTGCACGTCACGCGCGACGGGCAGCTCAAGGGGAAACTCGCGTACATGGCCCCGGAGCAGCTCCGCAAAGGCCCCATCGACAGGCGCGTCGACATCTTCGCCGCCGCGGTGGTCCTGTGGGAGACGATCACCGTGCGCCGGCTTTTCGAGGGCGACAGCGAGATGGCCATCCTCGCGCAGGTGACCATGGGCGACATCCCGCCGCCGAGCAGCGCGGGCGTGGACGTGCCGCCCTCGCTCGAGGCGATGCTCATGCGAGGGCTCGCGCGCAACCCGGACGAGCGCTTCCGGACCGCGCGCGACATGGCCATGGCCCTCGAGGCCGCGGTGCCGCCGGCGTCGACGTGGGAAGTGGGCGAGTGGCTGACGGAGGTCGCGGGTGACGCGCTCGCGCGCAGGGCGCATCAGGTGCAGGCGATCGAGCGCGCGGCGGCGACGGGCGAGTCGCCCATGGACATCACGAGCCCGGGCGGGTCCATCGAGGCGGCCAGCTCGCCTTCGGCCATGCGCTCGCAGGTCTCGGGAGTCGCGCTGCCTCCTCCGCCCGCGGCCCGTGGGCTCGCGCGATCGGGGCTCATCCTCGCAGCGGCGGGCGTCGTGGGCGGCGCCGTGGCGGCCTTCGTGTTGCTCGCCAAGAACCCCGCGCCCGCGCCCGCGCCCGCGCCGGAGACGCATGCTCCCGCGGCCGCGCCAACGACGCCCGCTGCGCCTACCGAGCCCGCGTCGCCCCCCTCGGCTGCACCCGTGATCGCCCCGCCGACCGCGACTGCATCGGCAACGGCGCCGCCCGCGATTGCGACCGTGCCGAAGCCGAGCACGCAATCACCGGGGAAAACGGCCCCGACGGCGACGTCCAAGAGCACGAGCGGGGGCTGCAATCCGCCCTATACGATCGATTCCAAGGGAATTCGCCGCATCAAACCGGAGTGTCTGTGA
- a CDS encoding LamG domain-containing protein, translating into MKRAILAASLVALLSGGCSVLVDLEGLSDSGGGGAGASGPGGGPGAFTFTDDALEGEFGLGTNTATEWAGDRVVLDGTLAEGVFRSRIFDAGAEATWETFTWTPAAPYQKPLPGEQLMETSYQEDAFDMDSNILLYHLDGTGQLSNGAMLFDSSGDENHAAVRASGTLMQYEQGSPIGAALRDGTDTYAALEAEWVETWSDDFTWALWVKTTQSCAGNKVYLGSEDGSMGPHVWLGCADGVSLDDCGGGVGRAAGVLLSDHTLSGDGTAFCGTTQINDGAWHHLAVVKEDHDQATVTLYVDGEAEDTHDAFFSEPLNFTLDPEFGLGAFVDGDYQAEGSFDEVAMWDRALSADEIAALWRRGALRLSLAVRTCNDPACSDNPPFVGPNGSAEGYTDSEPTLTPPGDLPLSLPKGRYFQYEARMSTYRVGESPALLSVTVKGHR; encoded by the coding sequence ATGAAGAGAGCAATCCTGGCCGCGTCGCTCGTGGCCCTCCTCTCGGGGGGCTGCTCGGTGCTCGTGGATCTCGAAGGGCTTTCGGACAGCGGAGGCGGGGGCGCGGGCGCGAGTGGGCCCGGCGGGGGCCCTGGCGCATTCACGTTCACCGACGACGCGCTCGAGGGCGAGTTCGGCCTGGGGACGAACACGGCCACGGAATGGGCGGGCGATCGCGTGGTGCTCGACGGCACGCTCGCGGAGGGCGTGTTCCGCTCCCGCATTTTCGATGCTGGAGCCGAGGCGACGTGGGAGACGTTCACGTGGACGCCCGCGGCCCCGTACCAGAAGCCGCTGCCTGGTGAGCAGCTCATGGAGACGAGCTACCAGGAGGACGCCTTCGACATGGATAGCAATATCCTCCTCTATCACCTCGACGGGACGGGGCAGCTCTCCAACGGGGCGATGCTCTTCGACAGCTCGGGGGACGAGAACCACGCGGCCGTGAGGGCGTCCGGCACGCTGATGCAATACGAGCAGGGCAGCCCGATCGGGGCGGCGCTGCGCGACGGCACGGACACGTATGCCGCCCTGGAAGCGGAATGGGTCGAGACGTGGAGCGACGATTTCACCTGGGCCTTGTGGGTGAAGACGACGCAAAGCTGCGCGGGAAACAAGGTTTATCTCGGCTCCGAGGACGGCTCCATGGGGCCCCACGTGTGGCTCGGGTGCGCGGACGGCGTGAGCCTGGACGATTGCGGGGGCGGCGTGGGGCGCGCGGCGGGCGTGCTGCTCTCCGACCATACCTTGTCGGGCGACGGGACAGCGTTCTGCGGGACGACCCAGATCAATGATGGAGCGTGGCATCACCTGGCGGTCGTGAAGGAGGATCACGATCAGGCCACGGTGACGCTCTACGTCGACGGAGAGGCGGAGGACACGCACGACGCGTTCTTCTCCGAGCCGCTCAATTTCACGCTCGATCCGGAATTCGGGCTGGGCGCGTTCGTGGATGGGGACTATCAAGCCGAGGGCTCGTTCGACGAGGTCGCCATGTGGGACCGGGCGCTCTCGGCGGACGAAATTGCGGCCTTGTGGCGCCGCGGCGCCCTGCGGCTGTCGCTCGCCGTGCGCACCTGCAACGACCCCGCGTGCTCGGACAATCCTCCGTTTGTCGGACCAAACGGCAGTGCGGAGGGATACACCGATTCCGAGCCCACGCTGACCCCCCCGGGGGACCTGCCGCTCTCGCTGCCCAAGGGCCGCTACTTCCAGTACGAGGCGCGGATGTCGACGTACCGTGTGGGCGAGAGCCCCGCGCTTCTGTCGGTGACGGTCAAAGGCCACCGCTGA